Proteins encoded within one genomic window of Natator depressus isolate rNatDep1 chromosome 1, rNatDep2.hap1, whole genome shotgun sequence:
- the LOC141990437 gene encoding protein O-glucosyltransferase 3-like isoform X5 encodes MGRGCASVLPLWQQLLLLLRGVALPLQLLLLPLLRAGEAPPAPVSAERSLVWGPGLEPELTLPVRYFYIQAVSAAGQNFTRSPPGRTQFKVGIKALSPKEVIGIHIPNLMDRNDGSFLIQYRMYGSVNEGLKIEVLYGNEHVAQSPYILKGPVYHEYCECPEEDSQTWQNILSCPSQEPQVTKDFTSFPSIDLQRMLHEVPTRFGQTRGAIVHYTVLNNHIYRRSLGKYTDFKMFSDEMLLSLARKVRLPDVEFYLNVGDWPMEHRKANETPGPIPVISWCGSVDSRDLVLPTYDITHSTLETLRGVTNDLLSIQGNTGPFWHNKTERAFFRGRDSREERLQLVQLSKENPELLDAGITGYFFFRDKEKELGKAQLMGFFDFFKYKYQVNVDGTVAAYRFPYLMLGDSLVLKQTSQYYEHFYSELKPWKHYVPIKRSLDDLLEKIKWAKVNDEEARKIAKEGQLVARELLQPHRLYCYYYKVFQKYAKHQASKPEIRDGMELVPQPDDSTSVCNCHRKKPLREDL; translated from the exons ATGGGGCGCGGCTGTGCCTCTGTGCTCCCCttatggcagcagctgctgctgctgctgcgaggAGTGGCTCTGCCGCTGCAGCTTCTCCTGCTGCCGCTCTTGCGAGCGGGggaggctcccccagcccctgtcaGTGCAGAGAGGAGCCTGGTTTGGGGGCCCGGTCTGGAACCGGAGCTCACGCTGCCCGTCAGGTATTTCTACATCCAGGCGGTCAGCGCAGCTGGACAGAACTTCACCCGCTCCCCCCCAG gaAGAACACAGTTTAAAGTGGGAATTAAAGCACTTTCCCCCAAAGAAGTCATTGGGATCCACATCCCTAACCTTATGGATAGGAATGATGGGTCATTTCTTATACAGTATCGGATGTATGGGAGTGTCAACGAAGGGTTAAAGATTGAGGTGCTTTATGGTAATGAACACGTAGCTCAGTCTCCTTATATTTTGAAAG GGCCTGTTTATCATGAGTACTGTGAGTGCCCAGAAGAAGATTCTCAGACCTGGCAGAATATTCTCTCTTGTCCATCACAGGAGCCTCAAGTTACTAAGGACTTCACTTCTTTTCCCTCCATCGACCTTCAGCGGATGCTTCATGAAGTCCCAACAAGGTTTGGGCAAACGAGAGGTGCTATTGTTCATTACACTGTTCTCAATAATCACATCTACCGTCGTTCCTTAGGGAAGTACACAGACTTCAAAATGTTCTCAGATGAAATGTTGCTCTCATTGGCAAGAAAG GTTCGTCTCCCTGATGTGGAGTTTTATCTTAATGTTGGAGACTGGCCAATGGAACATCGAAAAGCAAATGAAACGCCTGGCCCTATCCCTGTCATTTCATGGTGTGGCTCTGTGGATTCAAGAGACCTAGTCCTTCCAACATATGATATAACCCATTCAACACTTGAAACCCTACGTGGTGTTACAAATGACCTCCTTTCTATTCAAGGAAACACAG GCCCTTTCTGGCACAACAAAACAGAGCGAGCTTTCTTTAGAGGTCGAGACAGCCGTGAAGAACGTCTTCAATTGGTGCAGCTATCTAAGGAGAATCCAGAGCTACTAGATGCTGGAATAACAGGATATTTCTTCTTCCGAGACAAGGAGAAAGAGCTGGGAAAGGCTCAGCTGATGGGATTCTTTGACTTCTTTAAG tacaaatatCAAGTGAATGTAGATGGGACAGTAGCAGCGTACAGATTCCCATACCTCATGTTGGGTGACAGTCTAGTACTGAAACAAACTTCTCAATACTATGAGCACTTCTACAGTGAATTAAAGCCATGGAAGCATTATGTTCCAATTAAAAGAAGCCTTGATGACTtgctagaaaaaataaaatgggcTAAG GTAAATGATGAAGAAGCTAGAAAGATTGCTAAAGAAGGTCAGTTAGTTGCAAGAGAATTACTGCAGCCTCACAGGCTTTACTGCTATTATTACAAAGTGTTCCAG AAATATGCCAAGCACCAAGCCAGCAAACCTGAAATAAGAGATGGAATGGAACTTGTACCTCAACCTGATGACAGCACTTCTGTCTGCAATTGCCATAGGAAAAAGCCTTTAAGGGAAGATCTATAA
- the LOC141990437 gene encoding protein O-glucosyltransferase 3-like isoform X4: MGRGCASVLPLWQQLLLLLRGVALPLQLLLLPLLRAGEAPPAPVSAERSLVWGPGLEPELTLPVRYFYIQAVSAAGQNFTRSPPGRTQFKVGIKALSPKEVIGIHIPNLMDRNDGSFLIQYRMYGSVNEGLKIEVLYGNEHVAQSPYILKGPVYHEYCECPEEDSQTWQNILSCPSQEPQVTKDFTSFPSIDLQRMLHEVPTRFGQTRGAIVHYTVLNNHIYRRSLGKYTDFKMFSDEMLLSLARKVRLPDVEFYLNVGDWPMEHRKANETPGPIPVISWCGSVDSRDLVLPTYDITHSTLETLRGVTNDLLSIQGNTGPFWHNKTERAFFRGRDSREERLQLVQLSKENPELLDAGITGYFFFRDKEKELGKAQLMGFFDFFKYKYQVNVDGTVAAYRFPYLMLGDSLVLKQTSQYYEHFYSELKPWKHYVPIKRSLDDLLEKIKWAKVNDEEARKIAKEGQLVARELLQPHRLYCYYYKVFQRYCERRSNRSWSQPEDRGGRAEEGMLSTEGTWEASKMITGHPRGNMPSTKPANLK, encoded by the exons ATGGGGCGCGGCTGTGCCTCTGTGCTCCCCttatggcagcagctgctgctgctgctgcgaggAGTGGCTCTGCCGCTGCAGCTTCTCCTGCTGCCGCTCTTGCGAGCGGGggaggctcccccagcccctgtcaGTGCAGAGAGGAGCCTGGTTTGGGGGCCCGGTCTGGAACCGGAGCTCACGCTGCCCGTCAGGTATTTCTACATCCAGGCGGTCAGCGCAGCTGGACAGAACTTCACCCGCTCCCCCCCAG gaAGAACACAGTTTAAAGTGGGAATTAAAGCACTTTCCCCCAAAGAAGTCATTGGGATCCACATCCCTAACCTTATGGATAGGAATGATGGGTCATTTCTTATACAGTATCGGATGTATGGGAGTGTCAACGAAGGGTTAAAGATTGAGGTGCTTTATGGTAATGAACACGTAGCTCAGTCTCCTTATATTTTGAAAG GGCCTGTTTATCATGAGTACTGTGAGTGCCCAGAAGAAGATTCTCAGACCTGGCAGAATATTCTCTCTTGTCCATCACAGGAGCCTCAAGTTACTAAGGACTTCACTTCTTTTCCCTCCATCGACCTTCAGCGGATGCTTCATGAAGTCCCAACAAGGTTTGGGCAAACGAGAGGTGCTATTGTTCATTACACTGTTCTCAATAATCACATCTACCGTCGTTCCTTAGGGAAGTACACAGACTTCAAAATGTTCTCAGATGAAATGTTGCTCTCATTGGCAAGAAAG GTTCGTCTCCCTGATGTGGAGTTTTATCTTAATGTTGGAGACTGGCCAATGGAACATCGAAAAGCAAATGAAACGCCTGGCCCTATCCCTGTCATTTCATGGTGTGGCTCTGTGGATTCAAGAGACCTAGTCCTTCCAACATATGATATAACCCATTCAACACTTGAAACCCTACGTGGTGTTACAAATGACCTCCTTTCTATTCAAGGAAACACAG GCCCTTTCTGGCACAACAAAACAGAGCGAGCTTTCTTTAGAGGTCGAGACAGCCGTGAAGAACGTCTTCAATTGGTGCAGCTATCTAAGGAGAATCCAGAGCTACTAGATGCTGGAATAACAGGATATTTCTTCTTCCGAGACAAGGAGAAAGAGCTGGGAAAGGCTCAGCTGATGGGATTCTTTGACTTCTTTAAG tacaaatatCAAGTGAATGTAGATGGGACAGTAGCAGCGTACAGATTCCCATACCTCATGTTGGGTGACAGTCTAGTACTGAAACAAACTTCTCAATACTATGAGCACTTCTACAGTGAATTAAAGCCATGGAAGCATTATGTTCCAATTAAAAGAAGCCTTGATGACTtgctagaaaaaataaaatgggcTAAG GTAAATGATGAAGAAGCTAGAAAGATTGCTAAAGAAGGTCAGTTAGTTGCAAGAGAATTACTGCAGCCTCACAGGCTTTACTGCTATTATTACAAAGTGTTCCAG AGATATTGTGAAAGAAGGAGTAACAGGAGTTGGTCACAGCCTGAGGACCGGGGCGGGAGAGCAGAAGAAGGAATGTTGTCCACAGAGGGGACTTGGGAAGCATCTAAGATGATAACTGGCCATCCAAGAGG AAATATGCCAAGCACCAAGCCAGCAAACCTGAAATAA
- the LOC141990437 gene encoding exophilin-5-like isoform X1, giving the protein MAGAPRELDLTFLSEQEARQIFQVLERDAELKRAERDRISKLQKKKQDVTGLQGVTGEWFEEIQRKKFLNETDVNRMLKRPLAHWLRKTSRNDPKEFKMSSPQNPQAQKNVLPSILGFRTPFASLFSFKKSRKHSLKHQTRQQPRYDSFALGAHTSSKVEEMAQAEICNSSLPAELPGNLFDATQAEMMEDSAPIWNEQLEKEFFRVLGDLDDQLAQEQAQDSVNRKRLVDSGPRAQYLFPSTSRQTAIRGRHRNNCSETPSTFFSDATRTIRAKEDHKIFYRPRKFYDTYMNRRHSASKEDYMHKDSLDSSYPVLSRRLSSVSFGESSEGSLHLPSIRQSSGFGHNSYIGKSTVGRSYSVCSLQRYPSSASPDPFSTTSLQNLLATENNSGFVQRNNRQTPKRIPLSSIVWNKPYTSGHASNQDNLFRTQSLTEYNATKQDTYPCPLHENREYEFYRSKHHFRRAVSSTNWFSSVSCTDKAATSLSFDNWENYPLCWLENNLSRSHYRDTACHGRFQMHQKSSPFGRKEEHPSCSDIYQYYNDEVFLSPDAHCEMITSHLNDQQSAHAKNAKLASQCRQSGFQTCVLENRNSAEISSSGSSKLLSKNSKDLQSCLTYKSAITSPSINADVSNETVLLGSRVKMKLVAENSSSATKGSQSQPQPLVTQTNIKKDVKKAASDKVRDLERSGKADQKSIKDIILQPVSQKVDTKNTTDPQISPSNNAAALQNSTSILNSPLSLSSSRQTQLTATREITKNSISKSCKRNLQRKENDLPAHSELNQAPSLLSVDESRRGSFLSNLKQWEHNLFNSAKRKGIKLGSQRAETTDHITPKGESFLVDVLQSSASVHSAPITEILANHQSVLPSPPELLSHSSQGSLEDFSHKSYLKSLETPTNSSVNCRVTEAPAEGGKVVELADVVAKDIPQEKPKDQNILASKDHNSQLTTGDSQNRNCENTYAHSYDRSPEIAERSLNYFCLERENGKTRQNASCTESLYRQGRLLRHTHSSSISGSPGKSNPESPEPPVVYYTLPRKSASIAGSVMSDMSISFPQSKTARWDHVEKQNSDRTAAFSFNQGDKISSLGPAHSSIRQIPLDGITDIKGSVLQIKDHPLSLNRSPNHSISGSTVVSESDGLTEREKLVNKKESPVFSDCLEKEMGDSLQKYRTISTFTVSGDEDHVEYHELVSIYYTLPRSHSRTLCNLFLDDPERTALPLFTEKSKSPKMPNKNSEVRMGLANVAFPSTLEKERPPHTPDQTPAASMTPQTAKTGAIDTDQESSHFSPSTEKVCTSQSMSIVHNKKDISPGLALKESTSVLPDMVTSDISIRDPESTAEADTSVKAISTVSHNQNIDICFSSGKESKEKEDILHTDTPLISTLSTPPKPKDPPENVFNFTSAINNTNRVQNRDSKNCQQSIKVGGSNNQNILPPQLDKNNSHEGKSRIESAVNKTPITSAESKSRHDAGAKERSDFQHQSISLYNNKCTEFQLGAESSGNSTDEALISDRQMLQNSHNKPFQLGTVSAAKPVLQPAKTGIPDTHELVSPKTKQEQISLNTQMDKDCTSLQKAVMYSEDKLSSVTQDLQLLQSAVNENKLRSDGTREKFSNIEKRKNRPSIKNEVAAIYKTSRKFSSKKVNPKPHVSNIFSQNDGGTTSLEINMTHSTLRSPASIQPFLQTGNEDQNQNLTPGVCNSPVHKISEKNKRSQANDDSPLLVKNKNQGPFANSCQQRREVNNPKQNENEVESMLSPTTLFPKERAARSKNSQTLGQGLENRNQTIFSRATEADSSGNQKRTSTGSSYDPLLLPFLTDKNSNPFIKNMQASVCIQKQVLSPDECDHDQNLHRSKSLKNANLHSNQSRISHAKNQRERHFSESTYTQDSHDNPGSGSNCLPKESRYSRKFKSYSELCSCDENENWASYDKRNTIYGTSRVMYPSIEFGIFGKEQQLAFLENIKRSLTEGRLWRPCLLKNPGFLRSEESDSLKRAELLSSGSARSKMSVDASSPRDPTDIYGEELMVYSDSDTDTTTDDEYYICETDKESEL; this is encoded by the exons GCTGAAATATGCAACTCATCTTTACCAGCTGAACTACCTGGTAATTTATTTGATGCAACTCAAGCTGAAATGATGGAGGACAGTGCACCTATATGGAATGAACAGCTAGAAAAAGAGTTCTTCCGTG TTCTAGGTGATCTGGATGACCAGCTGGCACAGGAACAAGCCCAAGATTCAGTGAACAGAAAGCGTCTAGTTGACAGTGGACCAAGAGCACAATATCTGTTTCCCAGTACAAGCAGACAGACTGCTATTAGGGGACGACACAGAAATAACTGCAGTGAAACACCCAGCACATTTTTCTCTGATGCAACAAGAACAATAAGAGCCAAAGAGGATCATAAAATTTTCTACAGACCAAGGAAATTTTATGATACATATATGAACAGGCGCCATTCAGCCTCTAAAGAAGATTACATGCACAAGGATTCATTAGACAGTAGTTATCCTGTTCTGAGCAGAAGGCTGTCTTCTGTATCTTTTGGAGAGTCCTCAGAAGGTAGCTTGCATCTTCCTTCCATAAGACAGAGCAGTGGATTCGGACACAACAGTTATATAGGCAAGAGTACAGTTGGGAGAAGTTACTCTGTGTGTTCTCTTCAGAGATATCCATCTTCTGCATCCCCTGACCCATTTTCAACAACTAGTTTACAAAATCTATTGGCAACAGAGAACAACAGTGGATTTGTACAAAGGAACAATCGTCAAACCCCAAAGCGAATTCCCCTCTCTTCTATTGTATGGAATAAACCATATACTTCTGGACATGCATCAAATCAAGACAATCTTTTTAGGACTCAATCATTAACGGAATATAATGCCACAAAACAGGATACATATCCTTGCCCTCTGCATGAAAACAGAGAATATGAATTTTACCGGTCAAAACACCATTTCAGAAGAGCTGTGTCAAGTACTAATTGGTTTAGTAGCGTCAGTTGCACAGACAAAGCTGCTACTTCACTATCCTTTGATAACTGGGAGAATTATCCATTATGCTGGTTGGAAAACAACCTCTCTAGGTCCCACTATAGAGATACAGCTTGTCATGGTAGGTTCCAAATGCACCAAAAGAGTTCTCCTTTTGGAAGAAAAGAGGAGCACCCTTCCTGTTCTGATATTTATCAGTACTACAATGATGAAGTGTTTCTTTCCCCTGATGCTCACTGTGAAATGATTACATCTCATTTAAATGACCAGCAAAGTGCACATGCAAAGAATGCTAAACTTGCTTCACAGTGCCGTCAGAGTGGCTTTCAAACATGTGTGCTAGAGAACAGAAATAGTGCGGAGATATCAAGTAGTGGAAGTAGTAAACTGCTTTCAAAGAATTCAAAAGACCTTCAGAGCTGTCTCACTTATAAATCTGCCATTACTTCACCCAGCATCAACGCAGATGTGTCTAATGAGACTGTCTTACTGGGTTCAAGGGTCAAAATGAAATTGGTAGCAGAGAACAGCAGTTCTGCCACTAAGGGTTCCCAAAGCCAGCCACAGCCTTTGGTTACCCAAACGAATATTAAGAAAGACGTTAAAAAAGCTGCTTCAGACAAGGTCAGAGACTTGGAACGATCAGGCAAGGCAGACCAGAAGAGTATCAAAGACATAATATTACAGCCAGTTTCTCAGAAAGTGGATACAAAAAATACCACTGATCCCCAGATTTCTCCTTCTAATAATGCTGCTGCCTTGCAAAACAGCACATCTATTCTTAATTCACCTCTCTCACTGAGTTCAAGCAGACAAACCCAGCTCACCGCCACCAGAGAGATTACAAAAAATAGCATATCAAAGAGTTGTAAAAGAAACctacaaagaaaggaaaatgatcTTCCTGCTCACAGTGAACTTAATCAGGCCCCTTCTCTTCTGTCAGTTGATGAGAGCAGAAGGGGATCGTTTCTTTCAAATCTAAAGCAATGGGAACATAATCTTTTTaattcagcaaaaagaaaaggcattaAATTAGGAAGCCAGAGAGCAGAAACTACTGATCATATCACTCCTAAGGGAGAGTCTTTCCTGGTAGATGTTCTACAAAGTAGTGCATCAGTTCATTCTGCTCCAATTACTGAAATATTGGCAAACCATCAAAGCGTATTGCCCAGTCCTCCAGAACTTTTGTCTCATAGTTCACAAGGCTCTCTAGAAGACTTTTCTCATAAGAGCTATCTGAAATCTTTAGAAACTCCAACTAATTCTTCAGTGAATTGCAGAGTTACTGAAGCTCCAGCAGAAGGTGGGAAAGTAGTTGAGTTGGCAGATGTTGTTGCAAAAGATATTCCCCAGGAAAAACCCAAAGATCAAAATATTTTAGCCAGTAAGGACCATAATAGTCAATTAACTACTGGTGATTCACAAAACAGGAACTGTGAGAATACTTATGCACATAGTTATGACAGAAGCCCAGAGATTGCAGAACGTAGTTTAAACTATTTTTGTttggaaagagaaaatggaaaaacaagacaaaatgCATCTTGTACTGAAAGTCTCTATAGGCAAGGAAGGTTACTGAGACACACACATAGTAGCAGCATTTCTGGCTCTCCTGGTAAAAGCAACCCTGAGTCTCCAGAGCCTCCTGTCGTTTATTACACTTTACCTAGAAAATCAGCTAGCATTGCTGGCAGTGTAATGTCAGATATGTCCATCTCTTTCCCTCAAAGCAAAACAGCCAGGTGGGATCATGTAGAGAAGCAGAACTCAGACAGAACTGCTGCCTTTTCTTTTAATCAAGGAGATAAAATATCTTCTTTAGGACCAGCACATTCTTCAATAAGACAAATACCTTTAGATGGTATTACAGATATCAAAGGAAGTGTCCTGCAAATTAAGGATCACCCTTTGTCTCTAAACAGGAGCCCTAACCACTCCATAAGTGGAAGTACAGTAGTCTCTGAATCAGATGgacttacagagagagagaaacttgtaAACAAAAAAGAATCCCCTGTATTTTCAGACTGTTTGGAAAAGGAAATGGGGGATTCTTTGCAGAAATACAGAACTATTAGCACATTTACAGTTTCTGGTGATGAGGATCATGTTGAATATCACGAGTTGGTTTCAATTTATTACACCTTACCACGGAGTCATTCAAGAACATTGTGTAACCTCTTTCTAGATGATCCAGAGAGGACAGCTTTACCTCTTTTCACAGAAAAATCTAAATCACCAAAAATGCCAAACAAGAACTCTGAAGTTCGTATGGGTTTAGCAAATGTAGCTTTTCCTAGCACCTTAGAAAAAGAGAGACCCCCACATACTCCTGATCAAACTCCTGCAGCTTCAATGACACCCCAGACTGCAAAGACAGGAGCTATTGACACTGATCAGGAAAGCTCACATTTTTCTCCCAGCACTGAGAAAGTATGTACTTCACAATCAATGAGCATTGTACATAATAAGAAAGATATTTCACCAGGGCTTGCATTAAAAGAAAGCACATCTGTACTTCCTGACATGGTGACATCAGACATTTCTATTCGTGATCCAGAATCCACTGCAGAAGCAGATACTTCTGTTAAGGCAATTTCTACTGTTTCACACAACCAAAATATTGATATATGCTTTTCTTCAGGTAAAGAAAGTAAAGAGAAGGAGGACATATTGCATACTGACACACCGTTAATCTCCACTTTGTcaacccccccaaaacccaaaGACCCTCCAGagaatgtttttaattttacttcTGCAATTAATAATACTAATCGTGTGCAAAACAGAGACTCCAAAAATTGCCAGCAATCTATTAAAGTAGGAGGGAGTAACAATCAGAATATTTTACCACCCCAGTTAGATAAAAATAATTCCCATGAAGGAAAAAGTCGTATAGAGTCTGCAGTCAATAAAACACCAATAACCTCTGCTGAAAGTAAATCTAGACATGATGCAGGAGCCAAAGAGAGATCAGATTTTCAACACCAAAGCATTTCCCTATATAACAATAAATGTACTGAATTTCAATTAGGAGCTGAAAGTTCCGGAAATAGCACCGATGAAGCATTAATTTCTGATAGACAAATGCTTCAAAATTCACATAACAAACCATTTCAGCTTGGCACGGTTTCTGCAGCTAAACCTGTACTTCAACCAGCCAAAACAGGTATCCCAGACACACATGAGTTAGTGAGCCCCAAAACTAAACAAGAGCAAATATCCCTGAACACTCAGATGGACAAAGATTGCACTAGTTTGCAGAAAGCTGTGATGTACAGTGAAGATAAACTCTCCAGTGTCACACAGGATCTGCAACTGCTGCAAAGTGCAGTGAACGAAAATAAGCTTAGGTCTGATGGCACTAGAGAGAAATTCAGTAAtatagaaaaaaggaaaaataggcCCTCAATTAAAAATGAAGTGGCAGCCATTTACAAAACAAGCCGAAAATTTTCTAGTAAAAAGGTAAACCCCAAACCACACGTAAGTAATATATTTTCACAGAATGATGGAGGTACCACTTCGTTAGAGATTAACATGACCCACAGCACATTGCGTTCCCCTGCTTCTATCCAGCCATTTCTGCAAACTGGGAATGAAGACCAGAATCAAAATCTGACCCCTGGTGTTTGTAACAGCCCTGTTCACAAAATATCTGAGAAGAATAAGAGATCACAAGCTAATGATGACTCTCCATTGTTAGTTAAAAACAAGAATCAAGGGCCTTTTGCAAATTCATGCCAGCAGAGAAGAGAAGTCAACAATCCCAAACAAAACGAGAATGAAGTGGAAAGCATGCTGAGCCCCACAACCCTATTTCCAAAGGAAAGAGCTGCAAGAAGTAAAAATTCCCAAACACTTGGCCAGGGGTTGGAAAACAGAAATCAGACCATCTTTTCCAGAGCTACTGAAGCAGATTCATCAGGCAATCAAAAGAGAACAAGTACTGGTAGTTCCTATGATCCTCTACTGTTGCCATTTTTAACTGACAAAAACTCCAACCCGTTTATAAAAAATATGCAGGCAAGTGTTTGTATACAGAAACAGGTCCTTTCCCCAGATGAGTGTGATCATGATCAAAACCTCCATCGGTCAAAGAGTTTAAAAAATGCAAACCTGCACAGTAATCAGTCACGCATAAGTCATGCAAAGAATCAACGTGAACGTCACTTTTCTGAAAGCACCTATACTCAAGATTCCCATGACAACCCTGGCTCTGGAAGTAACTGTCTACCTAAAGAAAGCAGGTACAGTAGAAAGTTTAAATCTTATTCCGAGCTGTGTTCTTgtgatgaaaatgaaaactggGCTTCGTATGATAAGAGGAACACCATCTACGGCACTAGCCGTGTGATGTATCCTTCTATTGAGTTTGGTATATTTGGAAAAGAACAACAACTGGCGTTCCTGGAAAATATCAAGCGATCGCTCACAGAAGGGAGATTATGGAGACCATGTCTTCTTAAAAACCCTGGCTTTCTGAGAAGTGAAGAGAGTGATTCTTTAAAGAGGGCTGAGCTCTTGAGCTCAGGTTCTGCTAGGAGCAAAATGTCAGTAGATGCTTCATCCCCAAGAGACCCAACTGACATCTATGGAGAAGAACTAATGGTTTATTCAGACTCAGACACTGATACCACCACAGATGATGAATACTATATTTGTGAGACTGATAAAGAATCAGAATTGTGA